In Polaromonas sp. JS666, one genomic interval encodes:
- a CDS encoding NAD(P) transhydrogenase subunit alpha, translating into MDAVSPTIINLIIFVLAIYVGYHVVWTVTPALHTPLMAVTNAISAIVIVGAMLAAALTETPLGKTMGVLAVALAAVNIFGGFLVTRRMLEMFRKKEKKVAAPAEGAAK; encoded by the coding sequence ATGGATGCAGTGTCACCCACCATCATCAACCTGATTATTTTCGTTCTGGCCATCTACGTGGGTTACCACGTGGTCTGGACCGTGACGCCCGCCCTGCACACGCCGCTGATGGCCGTCACCAATGCCATCTCGGCGATCGTGATCGTCGGCGCCATGCTGGCCGCTGCACTGACCGAAACGCCGCTGGGCAAAACCATGGGCGTACTGGCCGTGGCGCTGGCGGCCGTCAACATCTTCGGCGGCTTTCTGGTGACGCGCCGGATGCTGGAGATGTTCCGCAAGAAAGAAAAGAAAGTGGCCGCGCCCGCTGAAGGAGCCGCCAAATGA
- a CDS encoding Re/Si-specific NAD(P)(+) transhydrogenase subunit alpha codes for MLIGVPAEITAGETRVAITPETAKKLKAQGHTVRVQSGAGVAASVPDDAYTAVGVEITDAAGAYAADIVLKVRCPVDGEMAHAKAGGVLVGMLNPFDATGLQRLAAAGLTSFALEAAPRTSRAQSMDVLSSQANIAGYKAVMMAAEQYQRFFPMLMTAAGTVKAARVVILGVGVAGLQAIATAKRLGAVIEASDVRPSVKEQVESLGAKFIDVPYETDEEREAAVGVGGYAKPMPPSWLERQKAEVAKRVAQADVVITTALIPGRPAPVLVTEEMVKAMKPGSVIVDLAAPQGGNCPLTEPGQTVIKHGVTLVGQTNVPALVAADASALYARNLIDFLKLIITKEGALNVDLEDDIVAACLMTQGGEVKRK; via the coding sequence ATGCTGATTGGGGTACCTGCCGAAATCACGGCCGGAGAGACTCGCGTTGCCATCACGCCGGAAACGGCCAAAAAGCTCAAGGCTCAGGGGCACACCGTTCGCGTCCAGTCCGGCGCCGGCGTCGCCGCCAGCGTTCCAGACGATGCCTACACCGCGGTGGGGGTCGAGATCACCGACGCCGCGGGTGCCTATGCGGCGGACATCGTGCTCAAGGTGCGCTGCCCGGTGGACGGCGAAATGGCGCATGCCAAGGCCGGCGGCGTGTTGGTCGGCATGCTCAACCCCTTTGATGCGACCGGCCTGCAGCGGCTGGCCGCCGCGGGGCTGACCTCCTTTGCCCTGGAAGCGGCGCCGCGCACCAGCCGGGCCCAAAGCATGGACGTGCTGTCTTCGCAGGCCAACATTGCCGGCTACAAGGCCGTGATGATGGCGGCTGAACAGTACCAGCGGTTTTTTCCCATGCTGATGACCGCGGCCGGCACGGTCAAGGCGGCTCGCGTGGTGATCCTGGGCGTCGGTGTCGCCGGGCTGCAGGCGATTGCCACGGCCAAGCGCCTGGGCGCCGTGATCGAGGCCAGCGACGTGCGCCCCAGCGTGAAAGAACAGGTCGAGTCACTCGGCGCCAAATTCATCGACGTTCCCTATGAAACCGACGAGGAACGCGAGGCCGCCGTCGGCGTGGGCGGCTATGCCAAACCCATGCCGCCCAGCTGGCTGGAGCGGCAAAAGGCCGAAGTGGCCAAACGCGTGGCCCAGGCCGACGTGGTCATCACCACCGCCCTGATTCCAGGCCGCCCCGCCCCCGTGCTGGTGACCGAAGAGATGGTCAAAGCCATGAAGCCCGGCAGCGTGATCGTCGATCTGGCAGCGCCGCAGGGCGGCAACTGCCCGCTGACCGAGCCCGGCCAGACCGTCATCAAGCACGGCGTCACGCTGGTTGGCCAGACCAATGTGCCGGCACTCGTGGCGGCCGACGCCAGCGCGCTCTACGCCCGCAACCTGATCGACTTCCTCAAGCTCATCATCACGAAAGAGGGCGCCCTGAATGTCGACCTGGAAGACGACATCGTGGCGGCCTGCCTGATGACGCAGGGCGGTGAAGTCAAGCGCAAGTAG
- a CDS encoding CoA-acylating methylmalonate-semialdehyde dehydrogenase codes for MSLSPSASAPQAIGHYLNGRITAGASGRSQEVFNPATGAVSGHVALASPADVDTAVAAAQAAFPAWADTPPIRRARVMFRFLELLNANKDKLAHMITAEHGKVFTDAQGEVSRGIDIVEFACGIPQLLKGDFTDQVSTGIDNWTLRQPLGVVAGITPFNFPVMVPMWMFPVAIAAGNSFILKPSPIDPSPSLFMAELLKQAGLPDGVFNVVQGDKEAVDALLVHPDVKAVSFVGSTPIANYIYETGARHGKRVQALGGAKNHMVVMPDADLEQAVDALIGAGYGSAGERCMAISVAVLVGNVADKLIPMLQARAKTLVVKNGVNLDAEMGPIVTAAAHQRITGYIDQGVKEGAKLLVDGRTFTGASAGPGCDQGFWMGGTLFDHVTPDMRIYKEEIFGPVLGCVRVKDFGEAVNLINAHEFGNGVSCFTRDGHVAREFSRRIQVGMVGINVPIPVPMAWHGFGGWKKSLFGDMHAYGEEGVRFYTKQKSIMQRWPESIGKGAEFVMPTAK; via the coding sequence ATGTCTTTATCTCCTTCAGCAAGCGCTCCTCAGGCGATTGGCCACTACCTCAACGGACGCATCACCGCGGGCGCGTCCGGTCGCAGCCAGGAAGTCTTCAACCCTGCCACGGGCGCCGTGTCGGGCCACGTGGCGCTGGCCAGCCCGGCGGATGTGGACACGGCAGTCGCCGCCGCGCAGGCTGCCTTTCCCGCTTGGGCCGACACGCCGCCGATACGCCGTGCCCGCGTCATGTTCCGGTTTCTTGAGTTGCTCAACGCGAACAAGGACAAGCTGGCCCACATGATCACCGCCGAACACGGCAAGGTGTTCACCGATGCCCAGGGCGAAGTCTCGCGCGGCATCGACATCGTGGAATTCGCCTGCGGCATCCCGCAGCTCCTGAAAGGCGACTTCACCGACCAGGTCTCTACCGGCATCGACAACTGGACGCTGCGCCAGCCGCTGGGTGTGGTGGCCGGCATCACGCCGTTCAACTTCCCGGTGATGGTGCCCATGTGGATGTTCCCGGTGGCCATTGCCGCTGGCAACAGCTTCATCCTCAAGCCCAGCCCGATCGACCCCAGCCCCAGCCTCTTCATGGCCGAGCTGCTCAAGCAGGCGGGCCTGCCGGACGGCGTATTCAATGTGGTCCAGGGCGACAAGGAGGCGGTCGATGCCTTGCTGGTGCACCCGGATGTCAAGGCCGTGTCCTTCGTCGGCTCGACGCCGATTGCCAACTACATCTATGAAACCGGCGCCCGCCATGGCAAACGCGTGCAGGCATTGGGCGGTGCCAAGAACCACATGGTGGTGATGCCGGATGCGGACCTGGAACAGGCGGTGGACGCGCTGATCGGTGCGGGCTACGGCTCGGCCGGCGAGCGCTGCATGGCGATTTCCGTGGCGGTGCTGGTCGGCAACGTGGCCGACAAGCTCATTCCCATGCTGCAGGCGCGCGCCAAAACACTGGTCGTCAAGAATGGCGTGAACCTTGATGCGGAAATGGGCCCCATCGTCACGGCCGCGGCGCACCAGCGCATCACCGGCTACATCGACCAGGGTGTCAAGGAAGGCGCCAAACTGCTGGTGGATGGGCGCACGTTCACCGGCGCCAGCGCGGGGCCCGGGTGTGACCAGGGCTTCTGGATGGGTGGCACGCTGTTTGACCATGTGACACCCGACATGCGCATCTACAAGGAAGAAATCTTCGGCCCGGTGCTGGGCTGCGTGCGCGTGAAGGATTTTGGCGAGGCGGTCAACCTGATCAACGCCCATGAGTTTGGCAACGGCGTGAGCTGCTTTACGCGCGACGGCCACGTGGCGCGCGAGTTCAGCCGGCGCATCCAGGTTGGCATGGTGGGCATCAACGTGCCGATTCCGGTGCCCATGGCCTGGCACGGCTTTGGTGGCTGGAAGAAGAGCCTGTTTGGCGACATGCACGCTTACGGGGAAGAAGGTGTGCGCTTTTACACCAAGCAGAAGTCCATCATGCAGCGCTGGCCCGAGAGCATTGGCAAGGGCGCCGAGTTTGTGATGCCGACCGCCAAATAA
- a CDS encoding LysR family transcriptional regulator, translating into MSSDQLSPLVADLHLLTVLAATRSFTEAARRLGVSKASASTRISELERAAGVSLVRRTTRSVGLTEAGQQLVNEMQPAFNRISESYTAVRDLVGTPRGLIRVTAPVALGRQHLAPCVAAFLKRFPDIHIELELTDRFVNLANEGFDLAIRHTNTPPETHVAWVLCETRSFLLASPDYLQRRGTPSHPSELTSHDCLLYLGGSHAGSWTFVRNSKRKSGERVGVTITGTLKANNSEVLRDALLAGLGIGLLPDFSLPEGCAPTLFTSCNTLPPEGAALARGGPARRAAREKHPPLVQVLPDWQAQGFFGERIYALRPWSPQVPKAVQCFVEHLRQSFAQGFAGVAGGQPPARS; encoded by the coding sequence ATGTCGTCAGACCAGCTCTCCCCGCTTGTGGCCGACCTTCACCTCCTGACGGTCCTAGCGGCCACCCGCAGCTTCACCGAGGCGGCACGCCGCCTGGGCGTCTCCAAGGCCTCGGCCAGCACGCGCATCAGCGAGCTGGAGCGCGCCGCCGGCGTTTCGCTGGTACGCCGGACCACGCGCTCCGTCGGCCTGACCGAGGCGGGCCAGCAGCTGGTCAATGAGATGCAGCCGGCATTCAACCGGATCAGCGAGAGCTACACCGCGGTCCGGGACCTCGTCGGCACGCCGCGCGGCCTGATCCGGGTCACCGCGCCGGTGGCACTGGGCCGCCAGCACCTGGCACCCTGCGTAGCCGCCTTCCTGAAGCGCTTTCCCGATATCCACATCGAGCTGGAACTGACCGACCGCTTCGTCAACCTGGCCAACGAAGGCTTTGACCTGGCCATCCGGCACACCAACACGCCGCCCGAGACGCATGTGGCCTGGGTGCTGTGCGAAACCCGTTCCTTCCTGCTCGCCAGCCCCGACTACCTGCAGCGCCGGGGCACGCCGTCGCACCCGTCCGAGCTGACCTCGCACGACTGCCTGCTGTACCTGGGCGGCAGCCATGCCGGCAGCTGGACGTTTGTGCGCAACAGCAAACGCAAATCGGGCGAACGGGTGGGCGTGACCATCACCGGCACGCTCAAGGCGAACAACAGTGAAGTGCTGCGGGACGCCCTGCTGGCAGGCCTGGGCATAGGCCTGCTGCCCGACTTCAGCCTGCCGGAAGGATGTGCCCCCACGCTTTTCACTTCGTGTAATACGCTGCCCCCCGAGGGGGCTGCGCTTGCTCGGGGCGGCCCAGCGCGGCGCGCGGCCCGCGAAAAACACCCACCGCTGGTGCAGGTGCTGCCTGACTGGCAGGCGCAGGGATTCTTTGGCGAACGCATTTATGCCCTGCGGCCCTGGTCGCCGCAGGTGCCGAAGGCCGTCCAGTGCTTTGTCGAACACCTGCGCCAGAGTTTTGCCCAGGGGTTTGCCGGCGTGGCGGGTGGCCAGCCTCCGGCCAGAAGCTGA
- a CDS encoding NUDIX hydrolase, translating into MNKRWKPSVTVAAVIERDFGGARKFLLVEEQTRDGLRLNNPAGHLDPGESPEQACARETLEETAFHFKPTAIVGIYLSRFEQASAGRASPLDITYLRFAFCGELGEHVPGQALDEGIVRTVWLTADEIRACAHLHRSPLLLTCMEDYLAGRRYPLDLITTDSSVLLQYS; encoded by the coding sequence ATGAACAAACGATGGAAACCCAGCGTCACGGTCGCTGCGGTGATTGAACGCGATTTCGGCGGCGCCCGGAAATTCCTGCTCGTGGAAGAGCAGACCCGGGACGGCCTGCGGCTGAACAATCCGGCGGGCCACCTGGACCCCGGGGAGAGCCCCGAGCAGGCCTGCGCCCGCGAAACCCTGGAAGAGACCGCCTTTCATTTCAAGCCCACGGCCATCGTCGGCATCTACCTTTCGCGCTTTGAGCAGGCCTCGGCCGGACGGGCCTCGCCGCTGGACATCACCTACCTGCGCTTTGCCTTCTGCGGAGAACTCGGCGAGCATGTGCCCGGCCAGGCGCTGGACGAAGGCATTGTGCGCACGGTGTGGCTCACCGCCGACGAGATCCGGGCCTGCGCCCACCTGCACCGCAGCCCCCTGCTGCTGACCTGCATGGAGGACTATCTGGCCGGACGGCGTTACCCGCTGGACCTGATCACCACGGACTCCTCGGTATTGCTACAGTATTCATAG
- a CDS encoding LysR substrate-binding domain-containing protein yields MHQSTRMDGGEVVSFMGSPVPGVQALCCEHPLAARKTLAWAELESERLIAVARSSGNRQLLDDALAKAGINPSYHFEVSHIATLLGMVEAGLGLAAVPRLALPPAHPALVGIALRRPSVSRVLGLATRRGAALRAPAAMFHDYLRAALKARR; encoded by the coding sequence GTGCACCAATCAACGCGCATGGACGGTGGTGAGGTGGTCAGCTTTATGGGCAGCCCGGTGCCCGGCGTGCAGGCTTTGTGCTGCGAGCACCCGCTGGCGGCGCGCAAAACCCTGGCCTGGGCGGAGCTGGAGAGCGAGCGGCTGATTGCCGTGGCGCGCTCCAGCGGCAACCGCCAGCTGCTGGACGATGCGCTGGCCAAGGCCGGCATCAATCCGTCCTACCACTTTGAAGTCAGCCATATCGCCACGCTGCTCGGCATGGTGGAGGCGGGGCTGGGCCTGGCCGCGGTGCCGCGCCTGGCGCTGCCGCCCGCGCATCCGGCGCTGGTCGGCATCGCACTGCGCCGGCCGTCGGTGTCCCGCGTGCTGGGTCTGGCCACCCGCCGCGGCGCGGCCCTGCGCGCGCCGGCGGCCATGTTCCACGACTACCTGCGCGCCGCGCTCAAGGCGCGGCGCTGA
- a CDS encoding 4-oxalomesaconate tautomerase: MLNRKIPCVLMRAGTSRGPFFLREWLPEGDEARDQALIGAIGASDPLQLDGLGGGSTLNSKVAIVSRSSQPGCDLDYLFAQVGVGHQSVDTRPNCGNMLSGVAPFAIEQGLIPAQDGHTTARIFNVNTGARIDVTVCTPGGRVSYEGDARIDGVAGTAAPILLNFLDAWGAITGKLFPTGQRIDVIDGLELTCIDAAMPLMILRASDLGLTGRERPAQLDSNTALLERIEALRRIAGARMGLGDVSDSVIPKPVLVSAGDGPLSITSRYFTPRRCHASHAVTGAIGVATAFALPGTVASGMNRPPGKHPLTVLHPAGQIDIEVELEGQGQDATIQRAALVRTARKIMQGELHLPDYVFPRSSPEPTASVEVARPFPSKDILIIVPTSAGGGNDTMARTLTRKLGPLLGQAVTVDNRAGANGSIASEYVAHAQPDGHTLMFGYIATHGINPALQALRYDPVADFSPVGLVGHSPTLLVVHADLPARSVAELIALIQAQPGRFSYASAGEGTAPHLAAELFKLHTGITLPGMGYAGAAPAIADTVRGNAQLMFPSLFTAQPYLRSGKLRALAVAGPARLSSLPDLPTLAEAGVAGVELTQWYALFAPAKTPAPVLAQLNHALNTVLQDPEIMARFDADGAHVQTSTPAELHSLLLTERHKWRQVVQQTGLRMETQMVE; encoded by the coding sequence ATGCTGAACCGAAAAATACCCTGCGTCCTGATGCGCGCCGGGACCTCGCGCGGCCCCTTCTTTTTGCGGGAATGGCTGCCCGAGGGCGATGAAGCCCGCGACCAGGCCCTGATTGGCGCGATAGGCGCATCGGACCCGTTGCAACTCGACGGTTTGGGGGGCGGCAGCACGCTCAACAGCAAGGTCGCCATCGTGTCACGCTCCAGCCAGCCCGGTTGCGATCTGGACTACCTGTTTGCCCAGGTTGGTGTCGGCCACCAGTCGGTGGACACCCGGCCCAACTGCGGCAACATGTTGTCCGGTGTCGCCCCGTTTGCCATAGAACAGGGCTTGATCCCGGCACAGGACGGCCACACCACGGCGCGAATTTTCAATGTCAACACGGGCGCCCGCATTGACGTCACCGTCTGCACGCCGGGCGGACGGGTCAGCTACGAGGGCGATGCTCGGATTGATGGCGTGGCCGGGACCGCCGCCCCGATTTTGCTGAACTTTCTGGATGCCTGGGGCGCCATCACCGGCAAGCTGTTCCCGACCGGGCAGCGCATTGATGTGATCGACGGACTGGAACTCACCTGCATCGACGCGGCCATGCCCTTGATGATCCTGCGTGCCAGCGACCTGGGCCTGACGGGCCGCGAGCGGCCTGCACAACTCGATTCCAATACGGCACTGCTGGAGCGAATCGAGGCCCTGCGCCGCATTGCCGGTGCCCGCATGGGCCTGGGTGATGTGTCAGACAGCGTGATCCCCAAACCGGTGCTGGTCAGCGCCGGCGACGGCCCGCTCAGCATCACTTCGCGCTACTTCACCCCCAGGCGCTGCCATGCGTCGCATGCCGTCACCGGTGCTATCGGCGTGGCGACCGCCTTTGCCTTGCCCGGCACCGTCGCCAGCGGCATGAACCGGCCGCCTGGCAAACACCCGCTGACGGTGTTGCACCCGGCCGGGCAAATTGACATTGAAGTCGAGCTGGAAGGCCAAGGGCAGGACGCCACGATACAGCGTGCCGCGCTGGTGCGCACCGCCCGGAAAATCATGCAGGGCGAACTGCACCTGCCCGACTATGTGTTTCCCCGGTCCAGCCCGGAGCCCACAGCAAGCGTCGAGGTGGCCAGGCCATTCCCCAGCAAAGACATCCTCATCATCGTGCCCACCAGCGCCGGTGGCGGCAACGACACCATGGCCCGCACGCTGACACGCAAACTCGGCCCCTTGCTGGGCCAGGCCGTGACGGTGGACAACCGCGCCGGGGCCAATGGCAGCATTGCCAGCGAATATGTGGCGCATGCCCAACCCGACGGCCATACCCTGATGTTTGGCTACATTGCCACCCATGGCATCAACCCGGCGTTGCAGGCGCTGCGTTATGACCCGGTGGCCGATTTCTCGCCGGTCGGCCTGGTCGGCCACTCGCCCACGCTGCTGGTCGTCCATGCAGACCTTCCGGCGCGTAGCGTGGCGGAGCTGATTGCCCTGATTCAGGCCCAGCCCGGCCGCTTCAGCTATGCCTCGGCCGGCGAAGGCACGGCACCTCACCTGGCCGCCGAATTGTTCAAACTCCACACCGGCATCACGCTGCCCGGCATGGGCTATGCCGGCGCTGCGCCCGCCATTGCCGACACCGTACGCGGCAACGCCCAACTGATGTTCCCCAGCCTCTTTACCGCCCAGCCTTATTTGCGCAGCGGCAAGCTCCGGGCGCTGGCGGTGGCCGGGCCGGCGCGCCTGTCCAGCCTGCCCGACCTGCCCACATTGGCCGAGGCGGGGGTCGCAGGGGTCGAGTTGACACAGTGGTATGCCTTGTTTGCGCCGGCCAAAACGCCAGCGCCGGTGCTGGCGCAGTTGAACCACGCGCTCAACACCGTGTTGCAAGACCCGGAAATCATGGCCCGCTTCGACGCTGACGGTGCCCATGTGCAGACCAGCACCCCGGCGGAGTTGCACAGCCTGCTGCTCACCGAACGGCATAAGTGGCGGCAGGTTGTCCAGCAGACGGGTCTGCGGATGGAAACGCAGATGGTCGAGTAG
- a CDS encoding LysR family transcriptional regulator, with protein sequence MARINFDLQQLQGFVAVAERGSFRAAAEHINLSSPALSRRIDKLETILGARLFNRTTREVELTPLGRVFLERARTALDDLESAMLGIADIATHRGGRVTVACVPSAALYFLPTVVSNFSQHYPGIRVRVVDETMNQVLQSVLSGESDFGIGFMNTLVPEIAFESIHNDPFVLAMRREHPLARHKSVNWADVEKESLIAVARSSGNRQLLDDSLTKAGLNPSFAFEVSHVATLLGMVEAGLGLAAVPRMALASTHATLVGLPLRQPQTVRRVGLLTRHGVKLRPAAEMFHQHLRRALKTRKSATADPA encoded by the coding sequence ATGGCACGCATTAATTTTGATTTGCAGCAATTGCAGGGTTTTGTGGCCGTGGCCGAGCGGGGCAGCTTTCGCGCGGCGGCCGAGCACATCAACCTGTCGTCCCCGGCGCTGAGCCGGCGCATCGACAAACTCGAAACCATCCTGGGGGCGCGCCTGTTCAACCGCACCACGCGCGAGGTTGAACTCACGCCGCTGGGCCGGGTGTTCCTGGAGCGCGCGCGCACCGCGCTGGACGACCTGGAATCGGCCATGCTCGGTATTGCCGACATCGCCACTCACCGGGGTGGGCGCGTGACGGTAGCCTGCGTGCCGTCGGCCGCCTTGTACTTTTTACCGACGGTGGTGAGCAATTTTTCTCAGCACTATCCCGGCATCCGGGTACGGGTGGTGGATGAGACGATGAACCAGGTGCTGCAAAGCGTGCTGTCAGGCGAATCCGACTTTGGCATCGGCTTCATGAATACGCTGGTGCCCGAGATCGCCTTCGAGTCCATCCACAACGATCCATTTGTGCTGGCGATGCGGCGTGAACATCCGCTGGCCAGGCACAAGTCGGTGAACTGGGCGGATGTGGAGAAGGAGAGCCTGATTGCCGTGGCCCGCAGCAGCGGCAACCGCCAGCTGCTGGATGATTCACTGACCAAGGCAGGTTTGAACCCGAGCTTCGCGTTCGAGGTCAGCCACGTTGCGACCTTGCTGGGCATGGTGGAGGCTGGCCTGGGTTTGGCGGCAGTGCCACGCATGGCGCTGGCAAGCACGCACGCCACTCTGGTGGGGCTGCCCTTGCGTCAGCCACAAACCGTGCGCAGGGTGGGTCTGCTGACACGCCACGGCGTCAAGCTGCGGCCAGCAGCCGAGATGTTTCACCAGCATCTGCGCAGGGCACTGAAGACCCGTAAATCGGCCACTGCCGATCCGGCCTGA
- a CDS encoding Bug family tripartite tricarboxylate transporter substrate binding protein: protein MPHPHIALPLSLTPSRQSMPFTPWLTGLSMALLATASGQVLAQAWPEKTVTIVVPTAAGGANDAMARIIGQGLSTRLGKAVIVENKAGANGAIASEFVARAAPDGYTIMFGYIATHGINPALQKLKYDPVTDFEPIGMVAASPTVLVAHNGVAAKNVKELVQLIKAKPGTFSYASAGNGTAPHIAGELFKLSAGLDVVSVPYKGSAPAVVDTIAGNTQFMFPSLFTAYPQVKGGKLKALGIAGDKRSAILPDVPTLAEQGIANVSMSQWYAMFAPAKTPKAVIDRLNREMNSVLADKAVQKKIEDQGAEVETGTPEQLKTLVQKEVARWKGVVAAAKIKVE from the coding sequence ATGCCGCATCCACACATCGCCCTGCCCCTCTCATTGACGCCTTCCAGGCAATCAATGCCCTTCACGCCCTGGTTGACCGGGCTTTCCATGGCGCTTCTCGCCACGGCTTCCGGCCAGGTGCTGGCACAAGCCTGGCCCGAAAAAACCGTCACCATTGTGGTGCCCACCGCCGCCGGTGGCGCCAATGACGCGATGGCGCGCATCATTGGACAAGGCCTCAGCACACGGCTTGGAAAAGCTGTCATTGTTGAAAACAAGGCCGGCGCCAACGGCGCCATTGCCAGCGAATTTGTGGCACGCGCCGCGCCCGATGGCTACACCATCATGTTTGGCTATATCGCCACCCACGGCATCAACCCGGCGCTGCAAAAACTCAAGTACGACCCGGTGACGGATTTCGAGCCGATCGGCATGGTGGCTGCTTCGCCGACCGTGCTGGTCGCTCACAATGGAGTCGCCGCCAAGAACGTCAAGGAACTGGTGCAACTGATCAAGGCCAAGCCGGGCACCTTCAGTTATGCCTCGGCCGGCAACGGCACCGCACCGCACATCGCCGGTGAGCTGTTCAAACTGTCGGCCGGGCTGGACGTGGTGAGCGTTCCTTACAAGGGCTCGGCCCCCGCCGTGGTGGACACCATTGCGGGCAACACGCAGTTCATGTTCCCCAGCCTGTTCACGGCCTACCCGCAAGTCAAGGGCGGCAAACTCAAGGCACTGGGTATTGCAGGCGACAAGCGCTCGGCCATATTGCCCGATGTGCCCACACTGGCCGAACAGGGCATAGCCAATGTCAGCATGTCACAGTGGTACGCCATGTTCGCACCCGCAAAAACGCCCAAGGCCGTGATCGACCGGCTCAACCGCGAAATGAACAGTGTTCTGGCCGACAAGGCGGTTCAGAAAAAAATCGAGGACCAGGGCGCTGAAGTCGAAACCGGCACACCCGAGCAGTTGAAAACCCTGGTGCAGAAAGAAGTTGCGCGCTGGAAAGGCGTTGTCGCAGCAGCCAAAATCAAAGTCGAATAA
- a CDS encoding FAS1-like dehydratase domain-containing protein, whose product MNLQNWIGRSETVEDIATATPYAALSATLDWPTASGSLRPAPGTPLPSLWHWLYFLPIYPQSEIGADGHAKRGGFLPPVPLPRRMWAGSDFEFHEPLLVGDTLTRTSTIADVKEKSGRTGSLIFVRVRHEVRRNGAAAVALTEHHNIVYRAAPTPDDVPPPPQAAPLASAWERRIVPDDVLLFRYSALTFNGHRIHYDRKYVTEVEGYPGLIVHGPLIATLLMDLLRRQQPGAKVLRFEFKAVRPTFDINPFSVHGQPSADGKTVRLWGRDHEGWLTMDATATLA is encoded by the coding sequence ATGAACTTGCAAAACTGGATTGGCCGCAGCGAAACGGTGGAAGACATCGCCACCGCCACACCTTACGCAGCGTTGTCCGCCACGCTGGACTGGCCCACTGCGTCCGGCTCGCTTCGCCCGGCACCCGGCACACCGCTGCCCAGCCTGTGGCACTGGCTGTACTTTCTGCCCATCTATCCGCAGTCAGAAATCGGGGCGGATGGTCATGCCAAACGCGGCGGCTTTTTGCCGCCCGTGCCGCTGCCGCGCCGCATGTGGGCCGGCAGCGACTTTGAGTTTCATGAGCCGCTGCTGGTTGGCGACACGCTGACCCGCACATCCACCATTGCCGACGTGAAGGAAAAGTCAGGCCGTACCGGCAGCCTGATTTTTGTGCGCGTGCGTCACGAGGTCCGTCGCAATGGCGCGGCGGCCGTGGCGCTGACCGAGCACCACAATATCGTCTATCGCGCTGCGCCGACCCCCGACGACGTGCCACCGCCGCCGCAGGCCGCACCGCTTGCGTCCGCCTGGGAACGACGCATCGTGCCCGACGACGTGCTGCTGTTTCGCTACTCGGCGCTGACCTTCAACGGCCACCGCATTCACTATGACCGCAAGTACGTCACCGAGGTAGAGGGCTATCCGGGCCTGATCGTGCACGGGCCCCTGATTGCCACGCTGCTGATGGATTTGCTGCGTCGCCAGCAACCCGGTGCGAAGGTGCTGCGCTTTGAGTTCAAAGCTGTACGGCCGACCTTTGACATCAACCCTTTTTCTGTCCACGGCCAGCCGTCAGCTGATGGCAAAACCGTGCGTCTGTGGGGCCGCGACCATGAAGGCTGGCTCACGATGGATGCCACCGCCACCCTGGCTTGA